In Lactococcus garvieae subsp. garvieae, the following proteins share a genomic window:
- a CDS encoding OsmC family peroxiredoxin produces MANVSTASAQWQGDLENGSGTISLDSSQLFTDTPYNFEARAEHSASITTPEELLGAAHAACFSMAFSSLLSEKGYKVNDIYTQADVTFAVTADGPAITKIHLKNQSKIAGISDDEFQKLAKEIETTCPVSKALASVPIELDAELVL; encoded by the coding sequence ATGGCAAATGTATCCACAGCATCAGCACAATGGCAAGGAGATTTAGAAAATGGTTCAGGTACCATCAGTCTAGATTCTTCACAATTATTTACTGACACACCTTATAATTTTGAAGCGCGTGCAGAGCATTCGGCATCAATAACAACACCTGAAGAACTTTTGGGTGCCGCACATGCCGCTTGTTTCAGCATGGCATTCTCATCGCTTTTAAGCGAAAAAGGTTACAAGGTCAATGACATTTACACTCAAGCAGATGTTACCTTTGCAGTAACAGCTGATGGACCTGCAATTACAAAAATCCATCTGAAAAACCAATCTAAAATTGCTGGAATTTCTGATGATGAATTCCAAAAATTAGCCAAAGAAATCGAAACAACATGTCCGGTTTCTAAAGCTTTAGCATCAGTTCCTATTGAACTTGATGCTGAATTAGTGCTTTAA
- the mgtA gene encoding magnesium-translocating P-type ATPase — protein sequence MQKMKTNKNDVLKELAQLNRDELFERLNTSFTGLNAEQAEERLDEYGPNVVASQQPIPWYIILLHAFKNPFVFVLAFLAVVSALTGDMEGALYMLLMVTVSAGVSFVQEYKSQKASIALHEMIENTTNVKRGAENFEIPMDEVVPGDIIQLQTGDMIPADAILLSHRDLFINQASLTGESFPVEKRLPEDLDEDEQIDWEVTSALDAPNVLFMGTDVLSGNGEILIVKTGASTMFGDIASKATATKVESAFDKGLSRVSRLLLTLVAIMFPVVLVLNWVTKGDFETSFFFAIAVAVGLTPEMLPMIVNANLAKGAVALSKEKVIVKNLSAIQNLGSMDILCTDKTGTITEDRVVMVEYVNSRGNKADEVLNSAFINSNFQTGWKNLMDVAVIDYFKKLGRELPDENITKVDEIPFDFSRRLLSVVVKTDNKNLMVTKGAVEEMQAICTHVMEDGKRVEITEERLAEMKEVNREMNMQGMRVLTIAERIISDDELEDFDSDSERDMTLVGFIGFLDPAKESAAKAINSLQNHGVTVKVLTGDNAIVAQKVCEDVGIPVDRYCIGSEIDLMDDEELFNTAMEVHLFAKLNPMQKARIIELIRKVHTVGFMGDGINDAPSLRAADIGISVDTAADITKDASNIILLEKSLQVLETGVTEGRKVFTNMMKYIRITLSSNFGNVFSVLVASAFLPFLPMLSLQILTLNLIYDMSQLSIPWDNVDEEDIARPVKWQTKGLARFAFIVGPVSSVFDIITFLVLWYVFGFNTVAHANLFQAGWFAVSLGTQALAFHILRTKKVPFLQSRPSVPVILSTIGAFVVGFTLILSSYGSIIDLAHLPVQFFFYWGLIILAYLLLLQFVKNVYYKKYN from the coding sequence ATGCAAAAAATGAAAACAAACAAAAACGATGTGCTTAAAGAGTTGGCACAGTTGAATCGTGACGAGCTTTTTGAACGTTTAAACACGAGTTTTACGGGTTTGAACGCTGAACAGGCTGAGGAACGCTTAGACGAATACGGACCGAATGTGGTTGCAAGTCAGCAACCCATTCCCTGGTATATTATACTGCTCCATGCTTTTAAAAATCCATTTGTTTTTGTTCTTGCTTTTTTGGCGGTTGTTTCCGCATTGACAGGAGATATGGAGGGCGCACTTTACATGTTGCTCATGGTTACCGTATCTGCTGGTGTCAGTTTTGTACAGGAATACAAGTCACAAAAAGCTTCAATCGCTTTACACGAGATGATTGAAAATACCACAAATGTTAAACGTGGGGCGGAAAATTTTGAAATCCCAATGGATGAAGTTGTGCCAGGAGATATCATTCAACTTCAAACGGGAGACATGATTCCAGCAGATGCTATTCTGCTCTCACACCGAGATCTCTTTATCAATCAAGCCTCTTTAACCGGTGAATCTTTCCCAGTTGAGAAGCGTTTACCAGAAGATTTAGATGAAGATGAGCAAATTGATTGGGAAGTTACTTCCGCACTTGATGCTCCAAATGTTCTCTTTATGGGAACCGACGTCTTATCAGGAAATGGTGAGATTTTAATCGTTAAAACTGGTGCTTCTACCATGTTTGGTGATATTGCCAGTAAAGCCACAGCAACCAAGGTTGAATCCGCTTTTGATAAAGGATTGAGCCGTGTAAGTCGTCTTCTATTGACCTTAGTTGCGATCATGTTCCCTGTTGTTTTAGTTTTGAACTGGGTAACAAAGGGCGATTTTGAAACATCATTCTTCTTTGCCATCGCTGTAGCCGTCGGTCTTACACCCGAAATGCTGCCTATGATTGTCAATGCCAACTTGGCTAAAGGCGCAGTGGCACTCAGTAAAGAAAAAGTCATTGTAAAAAATCTATCCGCTATTCAGAACCTAGGTTCGATGGATATACTTTGTACAGACAAGACAGGCACAATTACAGAAGACCGTGTCGTTATGGTTGAATACGTAAACTCGCGTGGCAATAAGGCAGATGAAGTATTAAATTCCGCCTTTATCAACTCTAACTTCCAAACCGGTTGGAAAAATCTGATGGACGTTGCGGTCATTGACTATTTTAAAAAATTAGGCCGTGAATTGCCTGATGAAAATATTACAAAAGTAGATGAGATTCCCTTTGATTTCTCACGTCGCCTTTTGTCTGTCGTTGTAAAAACCGACAATAAAAACTTGATGGTCACAAAAGGGGCCGTTGAGGAGATGCAAGCTATCTGTACACATGTAATGGAAGACGGGAAACGTGTTGAAATTACTGAAGAACGTTTAGCAGAGATGAAAGAAGTCAACCGTGAAATGAATATGCAAGGCATGCGTGTTCTGACTATTGCTGAGCGCATTATTTCAGATGATGAACTGGAAGACTTTGACTCTGACAGCGAGCGTGATATGACACTGGTCGGATTTATTGGTTTCCTTGATCCGGCCAAAGAATCTGCGGCCAAAGCAATTAATAGTTTACAAAATCACGGTGTAACTGTAAAAGTGTTGACAGGTGATAATGCCATTGTCGCGCAAAAAGTTTGTGAAGATGTTGGAATTCCAGTTGACCGTTATTGTATCGGCAGTGAGATTGATCTCATGGATGATGAAGAACTGTTCAATACAGCTATGGAAGTGCACCTTTTTGCAAAATTAAATCCCATGCAAAAGGCACGTATTATTGAACTTATTCGTAAAGTTCACACAGTTGGCTTTATGGGAGACGGAATCAATGATGCCCCAAGTTTACGCGCGGCAGATATCGGGATTTCCGTAGACACCGCAGCCGACATCACTAAAGACGCCTCAAACATTATTCTGCTTGAGAAAAGTTTACAGGTCTTGGAAACTGGTGTAACCGAAGGGCGTAAAGTCTTTACAAATATGATGAAGTATATTCGTATCACTTTATCCTCAAACTTTGGGAATGTCTTTTCAGTTTTGGTAGCCAGCGCCTTCTTACCTTTCTTACCAATGCTCAGTTTACAAATTTTAACTTTGAATCTGATTTATGACATGAGTCAACTTTCAATTCCTTGGGATAATGTTGATGAAGAAGACATTGCGCGTCCAGTGAAATGGCAGACCAAAGGCCTCGCTCGTTTTGCCTTTATTGTTGGACCTGTGTCTTCTGTCTTTGACATCATCACTTTCCTTGTATTGTGGTATGTATTTGGCTTCAATACAGTTGCCCACGCTAACCTTTTCCAAGCAGGTTGGTTTGCAGTCAGCTTAGGTACACAAGCTTTGGCTTTCCATATCTTGCGTACCAAAAAAGTACCCTTCTTGCAAAGTCGCCCTTCAGTGCCAGTTATCCTTTCCACAATTGGCGCATTCGTCGTTGGCTTTACTTTGATTTTAAGTTCATATGGATCAATTATTGACTTGGCACACTTGCCTGTTCAATTCTTCTTCTACTGGGGCCTAATTATCCTTGCTTACCTCTTGTTGTTACAGTTTGTCAAAAATGTGTACTACAAGAAATACAACTAA
- the plsX gene encoding phosphate acyltransferase PlsX — protein sequence MRIAIDAMGGDYAPESIVKGINLAKKEFPNIEFQLYGEPEAIKAHLEDEKNVKIIATTELIDFHDEPVKAIRKKKDSSLVRAVKAVKDGEADAVLSAGNTGALLAAGLFIVGRIKQIDRPALMSTLPTADGTGFDMLDLGANAENKPEHLADFAILGSYYAANVRGVKNPRVALLSNGSEESKGSTMIKETHALLSNIEDINFIGNIESRDILTGAADVVVADGFTGNAVLKAIEGTASVLMRQIKNGIMNGGFTTKIGGALVKKELSKLKDTMSTDSAGGAALVGVKAPVIKAHGNSSPEAIVSTIRQIHRMLETDVTGQLVKHFEDKN from the coding sequence ATGAGAATCGCAATTGATGCTATGGGTGGCGACTATGCACCCGAGTCAATCGTTAAAGGAATTAATTTAGCAAAAAAAGAATTTCCAAATATTGAGTTTCAGCTCTACGGAGAACCTGAAGCAATTAAAGCACATTTAGAAGATGAAAAAAATGTAAAAATTATCGCAACAACTGAACTGATCGACTTCCACGATGAGCCGGTAAAAGCCATCCGTAAGAAAAAAGACAGCTCGCTCGTCCGTGCGGTCAAAGCAGTCAAAGACGGTGAAGCTGATGCTGTTCTTTCTGCGGGAAACACTGGTGCTTTGCTTGCTGCGGGCTTGTTTATTGTCGGCCGCATCAAACAAATCGACCGTCCTGCTCTTATGAGTACGCTCCCTACTGCAGATGGTACAGGCTTCGACATGTTAGATTTAGGTGCTAACGCTGAAAATAAACCTGAGCATCTGGCAGACTTCGCTATTCTAGGAAGCTACTATGCGGCCAATGTACGTGGTGTTAAAAACCCTCGTGTAGCACTTCTCTCCAACGGCTCTGAAGAATCAAAAGGGTCAACGATGATCAAAGAAACGCATGCTTTGCTCTCAAATATTGAAGATATTAATTTTATCGGGAATATTGAATCGCGGGACATCTTGACTGGAGCAGCTGATGTCGTTGTCGCGGATGGTTTCACGGGAAACGCTGTGCTTAAAGCCATCGAAGGCACTGCAAGTGTGCTCATGCGTCAAATCAAAAACGGTATCATGAACGGAGGCTTCACCACTAAAATCGGTGGGGCGCTTGTGAAAAAAGAACTGAGTAAACTCAAAGATACGATGAGTACCGATAGCGCGGGTGGTGCAGCTTTAGTAGGTGTCAAAGCACCTGTCATCAAAGCGCACGGTAATTCTAGCCCTGAAGCCATTGTTTCAACGATTCGCCAAATCCATCGGATGCTAGAAACAGATGTTACTGGTCAACTGGTGAAACATTTCGAAGACAAAAACTAA
- a CDS encoding Cof-type HAD-IIB family hydrolase yields the protein MSNQLKIFATDMDGTFLDENRAYDKSRLRDILKEFKKRNYLFCAASGRQLLALEELFDEFQDQVAFCAENGALVKYQGEILYSSILGQDKASKLVELVRQNPHMHRDVVLFSGLNGAYALQTADPQFVEFANLYYSDLKLVQSVHDIEDEILKVCVEFPPEQIRECEDWINVQMTDIRATTTGFRSIDIMSAGISKATGLSHLLTHLQSTPEALTAFGDQSNDLEMLQLAGTAVAVENAIPEVLKISDKVIGHNRDAAVLTELEAILAH from the coding sequence ATGAGTAATCAATTGAAAATATTTGCGACGGATATGGATGGCACTTTTCTGGACGAAAACCGTGCCTACGATAAAAGTCGTCTACGTGATATTTTAAAAGAGTTCAAAAAAAGAAATTATCTTTTTTGTGCAGCAAGTGGACGTCAACTTTTGGCTTTAGAAGAACTCTTTGACGAGTTTCAAGACCAAGTTGCCTTCTGTGCGGAAAACGGTGCACTGGTTAAATACCAGGGTGAGATTCTCTACAGCAGTATCTTAGGTCAAGATAAGGCCAGCAAACTCGTGGAACTTGTCCGCCAAAATCCACACATGCACCGTGATGTTGTTCTCTTTTCAGGACTCAACGGGGCTTATGCACTTCAAACAGCCGATCCACAATTTGTCGAATTTGCCAACCTCTACTATTCTGATTTAAAATTGGTGCAATCCGTCCATGATATTGAAGATGAAATATTGAAAGTCTGCGTAGAGTTTCCACCAGAACAAATCCGTGAATGTGAAGACTGGATAAATGTACAAATGACCGATATTCGTGCAACAACGACCGGTTTCCGCTCTATTGACATCATGTCAGCAGGCATCAGCAAAGCCACAGGTCTCTCCCACTTGCTCACACACCTCCAATCCACTCCGGAGGCACTTACAGCTTTTGGCGATCAAAGCAACGACTTAGAAATGCTACAATTGGCAGGTACCGCTGTAGCCGTTGAGAATGCTATACCGGAGGTTTTAAAAATTTCCGATAAGGTTATTGGGCACAACCGTGATGCAGCTGTCTTAACTGAGCTTGAAGCCATTTTGGCACATTAA
- a CDS encoding ATP-binding cassette domain-containing protein: MLTVSDVSLQFSDRKLFDDVNIKFTAGNCYGLIGANGAGKSTFLKILDGEIQPTTGHVSMGPNERMSVLRQNHYDYEDQTPLDVVMMGNEKLYAIAQEKNAIYMKEDFSDEDGMRAAELEAEFGEMGGYEAEAEAAQLLQSLGIKTEQHYDLMANLTSGEHVKVLLARALFGKPDVLLLDEPTNGLDIQAINWLEDFLINFENTVIVVSHDRHFLNNVCTYMADLDYGKIKLYPGNYDFWKESSELALRLQGDANRKAEEKIKELQDFIARFSANASKSKQATSRKKMLDKIEVESFVPSSRKYPFIGFDQEREIGNDLLRVDNLSVEIDGEKVIDNISFILAPGDKTAFIGQNDIQTTALIRALMGDIEYTGEIKWGVTSSRSYLPKDNSRDFATDESILDWLRQFVLTKEEDDNTYLRGFLGRMLFKGEESLKSVSVLSGGEKVRVMLSKMMLQRANVLVLDDPTNHLDLESISALNDGLKKFKGSIIFASHDHEFINTLANHIVVISKNGVIDRIGETYDDFLANDEVQAKVKELWSED, translated from the coding sequence ATGCTTACAGTTTCTGATGTTTCATTACAATTTTCTGACCGCAAGCTTTTTGATGACGTTAACATCAAGTTTACGGCAGGAAACTGCTATGGTTTAATCGGTGCCAATGGTGCCGGTAAATCAACTTTTTTAAAAATCTTGGATGGTGAAATCCAACCCACAACGGGTCACGTTTCAATGGGACCAAACGAGCGTATGTCTGTTCTTCGTCAAAATCACTATGACTATGAAGATCAAACACCGCTTGATGTTGTCATGATGGGTAACGAAAAACTCTATGCCATCGCTCAAGAAAAAAATGCCATCTACATGAAAGAAGACTTTTCTGATGAAGATGGAATGCGTGCTGCTGAACTCGAAGCCGAGTTTGGTGAAATGGGTGGTTACGAAGCCGAAGCCGAAGCTGCTCAACTGCTTCAAAGCTTAGGCATTAAGACAGAGCAACATTATGACCTCATGGCAAACCTAACCTCTGGCGAACACGTTAAGGTCCTTCTGGCACGCGCGCTTTTCGGTAAACCAGATGTTCTTCTCTTGGACGAACCAACCAATGGTTTGGATATTCAAGCGATCAACTGGCTTGAAGACTTCCTCATCAACTTTGAAAACACTGTTATCGTCGTATCCCATGACCGTCACTTCCTTAATAACGTTTGTACTTACATGGCCGACCTGGATTACGGTAAAATCAAACTTTATCCTGGTAACTACGATTTCTGGAAAGAATCTTCTGAACTTGCCCTGCGTTTGCAAGGGGATGCCAATCGTAAGGCTGAAGAAAAAATCAAAGAGCTGCAAGATTTCATCGCCCGCTTCTCAGCCAATGCCTCTAAGTCAAAACAAGCGACTTCACGTAAGAAAATGTTGGATAAAATCGAAGTGGAAAGCTTTGTGCCTTCTTCTCGTAAATACCCATTCATCGGTTTTGATCAAGAACGCGAAATCGGGAATGACTTACTCCGCGTAGATAACTTGTCCGTGGAAATCGATGGTGAAAAAGTCATTGACAACATCAGCTTTATCTTAGCTCCTGGTGACAAAACTGCCTTTATCGGTCAAAATGACATCCAAACAACTGCCTTGATTCGTGCCTTGATGGGCGATATCGAATACACAGGTGAAATTAAATGGGGTGTTACTTCATCACGTTCTTATCTTCCAAAAGATAACAGCCGTGACTTTGCGACAGACGAGTCTATCTTGGACTGGCTCCGTCAATTTGTCTTGACTAAAGAAGAGGATGATAATACTTATCTCCGTGGTTTCTTGGGACGTATGCTCTTCAAAGGCGAAGAGTCTCTTAAGTCTGTTTCTGTCCTTTCAGGGGGAGAAAAAGTTCGTGTTATGCTTTCTAAAATGATGTTACAACGTGCAAATGTTTTAGTTCTTGATGATCCAACCAATCACTTGGACTTGGAGTCAATTTCTGCACTTAATGACGGACTGAAAAAATTCAAAGGCAGCATTATCTTTGCTTCACATGACCATGAATTTATCAATACATTGGCCAATCATATCGTTGTTATTTCTAAGAACGGCGTGATTGACCGTATTGGAGAAACTTATGATGACTTCTTGGCTAATGATGAAGTCCAAGCTAAAGTGAAAGAACTTTGGTCTGAAGATTAA
- a CDS encoding YkgJ family cysteine cluster protein gives MDIEHYKDLALQKKKEHKKFLGNLKKKAPKNLDYLVKETHEEVFAEIDCTACANCCKSLGPLFTEADITRISKYLRMKAADFEAQYLRVDEDGDKVFQTMPCPFLGSDNLCSIYEVRPKACREFPHTDRKKIYQINNLTLKNTVTCPAAYLFVEKLRKKIE, from the coding sequence ATGGATATAGAACATTATAAAGATTTGGCGCTTCAGAAAAAGAAAGAGCACAAGAAATTTTTGGGCAATTTAAAAAAGAAGGCGCCCAAAAACCTAGATTACCTTGTAAAAGAAACCCATGAAGAAGTTTTTGCTGAGATTGATTGTACGGCTTGTGCGAACTGCTGTAAGAGCTTAGGCCCGCTTTTTACAGAAGCGGACATTACCCGTATTTCGAAGTATCTTCGCATGAAAGCAGCCGATTTTGAAGCCCAGTATTTACGTGTAGATGAAGATGGCGACAAGGTTTTTCAAACGATGCCCTGTCCCTTTCTTGGGAGTGATAATCTTTGCAGTATTTACGAGGTTCGTCCCAAGGCCTGCCGTGAATTTCCCCACACAGACCGGAAAAAGATTTATCAAATCAATAATCTGACTTTGAAAAACACAGTAACCTGTCCGGCAGCTTATCTTTTTGTAGAAAAGCTTCGGAAAAAAATAGAGTAA
- a CDS encoding MerR family transcriptional regulator gives MQNIKAITKMTGLTSKTLRHWEAVGLLSPVRDQNDYRLYSEQDIAQIFYIMSLRKLDLPLDQIKNILSEDQEEKETLRQHLTRLNDQLEHLEKLIEHLSHKLEKGDYRMNEQEFELLKSTQLKENEDKYGLEIRQKWGSARIDKSYQKYAQADQAKIQHWQNGHEKMVQMLEEAYETQDNPLAQQAIALHKEILELFWPEATITPEAHIGLGQMYVEDPRFRSNYNKKHAQLPEYFLEAIQNYYK, from the coding sequence ATGCAAAATATTAAAGCGATCACGAAAATGACAGGCTTAACATCCAAAACTTTGCGCCATTGGGAAGCTGTTGGGCTTCTGTCCCCCGTGCGAGACCAAAACGATTACCGTTTATATTCTGAACAAGATATTGCTCAAATTTTTTATATCATGAGCTTAAGGAAGTTGGACTTGCCCCTTGATCAAATCAAAAATATCCTGTCAGAAGATCAAGAGGAAAAGGAAACTTTAAGGCAACATTTGACGCGATTAAATGACCAACTTGAGCACCTGGAAAAATTGATTGAGCATCTGTCACACAAGTTAGAAAAAGGAGACTATCGTATGAATGAACAAGAATTTGAACTTCTCAAGAGTACACAACTGAAAGAAAACGAAGATAAATATGGCCTAGAAATTCGTCAAAAATGGGGCAGTGCGCGCATAGATAAATCTTATCAAAAATATGCTCAAGCCGATCAAGCCAAAATCCAACATTGGCAAAACGGCCACGAAAAAATGGTTCAGATGCTCGAAGAAGCTTATGAAACGCAAGACAATCCTCTCGCCCAACAAGCTATTGCCCTCCATAAAGAAATCTTAGAACTCTTTTGGCCCGAAGCAACCATCACTCCGGAAGCACATATCGGTTTAGGACAAATGTATGTTGAGGACCCCCGCTTCCGTAGCAATTACAACAAAAAACATGCCCAACTTCCCGAATATTTCCTAGAAGCTATACAAAATTACTACAAATAA
- a CDS encoding YhgE/Pip domain-containing protein, giving the protein MKHIKNTGKLFILDWKRIFKNPIAIFLVVALMFIPSLYAWFNIKALWDPYANTSQLPIAVYSDDRTEKFQDKSINIGDEVLKNLKENKQLGWKFVDSKQELDKGVKSGKYYAGIYLPEDFSKNLLSFTTGDIQKPKIVYSINEKINAIAPKITSKGASSLQSQISEEFIKTASSTLLKTFNDIGYDIDKNMVSIQKIKNTILSTNDNLDTIDQYTQQVVDLHGKMPDLKAKLAKANEFIDYLPEVDALGQKVVQLDDSMPTVKNQLAIIMTLQEKIPEIQNAGKQIAMIDNDFASVEQTMNEGIQEAKQGLTIIQQVQTALPDIRKLGNQANELASTTLDGATQLQNALPSITKSLDLTLQSLQTFADSTSAFIQSIKAVIGDKTLTTDEKIAVIQNFQDNVKQQKNTVQYLIKFMEDMQTSTGNNDLEGVITQLKSFSEELTKLDVQLDTLKSAVQSGKLPDINEALNEVEALANNVSSLIGQINVPDITAKVQSVLTQLIATIKNAQGLLTKAQAIDFESLLSSTSKTVSNAITLLEKYQKEMPAIKQEVHDANIMLNGNMNTIVNAINKGASLYQNDLPVVEQKLDKAADFVKNDYPGIRKDLTETLGTVNEKMPDLEKALNQANDLIVNDWPGIKTGIRKAADAIRKGEKEVDLGEIVKLLKLDATKESDFLTQPVEVQENAIYPIANNGSASTPFYTALCLWVGAVLFSSVAVTGFHLEGKDKLLYSKREQFSARMLTFIVMGLGQALIVTLGNYFGLGVDVRNPVYSVLFALLIAITFMIIVYVLVALFGNIGKGIAIIILVLSISGGGGNYPIQVSGKFFQAINPYLPFTHAVNLLRESAGGIYWPNAWLAIIILVAVSIVFLVAGLIFFPHLEKTSKKISEMTQRSHIFH; this is encoded by the coding sequence GTGAAACATATAAAAAATACTGGGAAACTATTTATTCTGGATTGGAAGCGTATCTTTAAAAATCCAATAGCAATCTTTTTAGTGGTTGCTTTGATGTTTATTCCATCCTTATATGCTTGGTTTAATATTAAAGCCCTTTGGGATCCTTATGCGAATACTTCACAGCTCCCAATAGCGGTTTATAGTGATGACCGAACAGAGAAATTTCAAGACAAATCGATTAATATCGGTGACGAAGTCCTGAAAAACCTCAAAGAAAACAAACAACTCGGCTGGAAGTTCGTTGACTCTAAACAAGAGTTGGATAAGGGTGTCAAATCTGGTAAATACTACGCAGGTATCTATCTGCCAGAGGATTTCTCTAAAAATTTGCTTAGCTTCACCACCGGGGATATCCAGAAGCCTAAAATCGTTTATTCCATCAATGAAAAAATAAATGCTATTGCCCCAAAAATTACTTCAAAAGGTGCGTCTTCATTACAAAGTCAAATTTCCGAAGAATTTATTAAAACGGCAAGCAGCACATTGCTTAAAACCTTTAATGATATCGGATATGACATTGATAAAAATATGGTCAGCATCCAGAAAATTAAAAACACAATCTTATCTACCAATGATAATTTAGATACTATTGACCAATATACTCAACAAGTCGTGGATTTGCACGGCAAGATGCCTGATTTGAAAGCCAAACTTGCAAAAGCAAATGAGTTTATTGACTACTTGCCTGAGGTTGATGCACTGGGTCAAAAAGTCGTTCAATTGGACGACAGCATGCCAACTGTGAAAAATCAGCTTGCGATTATCATGACCTTGCAAGAAAAAATACCTGAAATTCAAAATGCCGGTAAGCAGATCGCAATGATTGACAATGACTTTGCTTCTGTTGAGCAAACAATGAATGAAGGAATCCAAGAAGCCAAACAAGGCTTAACCATCATCCAACAAGTCCAAACTGCCTTGCCAGACATCCGCAAACTTGGCAACCAAGCCAATGAACTGGCTTCTACCACTTTAGACGGTGCAACACAACTTCAAAATGCTTTGCCAAGTATTACAAAAAGCTTAGATCTTACTCTTCAATCACTTCAAACATTTGCTGATTCGACATCTGCCTTTATCCAATCAATAAAGGCAGTCATAGGAGATAAGACACTAACAACTGACGAAAAGATAGCTGTAATTCAAAACTTCCAAGATAATGTCAAACAACAGAAAAATACTGTTCAATATCTGATTAAATTTATGGAAGATATGCAAACAAGTACAGGAAACAACGACCTTGAGGGAGTGATCACACAACTCAAATCCTTCTCTGAAGAACTCACAAAACTTGATGTACAGCTAGACACTTTGAAATCTGCTGTTCAATCTGGCAAACTTCCAGATATTAATGAAGCTCTAAATGAAGTTGAAGCACTGGCTAATAATGTCTCTTCCCTTATTGGTCAAATAAATGTCCCAGATATAACTGCAAAAGTTCAAAGTGTCCTCACCCAACTCATCGCAACCATCAAAAATGCTCAAGGTCTCTTAACCAAAGCCCAAGCTATTGATTTTGAATCCTTGCTCAGCTCAACAAGTAAGACGGTTTCTAATGCGATTACTTTGCTTGAAAAGTATCAAAAAGAAATGCCTGCGATCAAACAAGAAGTTCACGATGCCAACATTATGCTTAACGGCAACATGAACACGATTGTCAACGCGATTAATAAAGGGGCTTCACTTTATCAAAATGACTTGCCCGTTGTGGAGCAAAAACTTGATAAAGCCGCTGATTTTGTCAAAAATGATTACCCGGGTATTCGTAAAGATTTGACAGAAACTTTAGGGACAGTCAACGAAAAAATGCCTGATCTTGAAAAAGCCTTGAACCAAGCAAATGACCTTATCGTCAATGACTGGCCAGGAATCAAAACAGGCATTCGTAAAGCCGCTGATGCGATTCGCAAAGGTGAAAAAGAAGTCGATTTAGGTGAAATTGTAAAACTTCTAAAACTTGATGCGACGAAAGAAAGTGACTTCCTGACTCAACCTGTTGAGGTTCAAGAAAATGCGATCTACCCTATCGCAAATAACGGTTCAGCCAGTACACCTTTCTACACTGCACTTTGCTTGTGGGTCGGCGCTGTGCTCTTCTCTAGTGTCGCTGTAACTGGCTTCCACTTAGAAGGTAAAGATAAACTGCTCTACTCTAAACGTGAACAATTCTCAGCACGTATGCTTACTTTCATCGTGATGGGACTGGGGCAAGCACTTATCGTTACCCTGGGGAACTATTTCGGTCTTGGTGTAGACGTGCGTAATCCTGTTTATAGTGTCTTGTTTGCCTTACTGATTGCTATAACCTTTATGATTATAGTTTATGTTCTAGTAGCTTTGTTTGGAAATATCGGGAAAGGGATTGCCATTATTATCTTGGTTCTCTCTATTTCCGGTGGGGGCGGTAACTATCCTATTCAAGTCTCTGGTAAATTCTTCCAAGCGATTAACCCTTACTTGCCGTTTACCCATGCGGTCAACCTTTTACGGGAATCTGCTGGTGGTATCTATTGGCCAAATGCTTGGCTTGCCATCATCATCCTCGTAGCCGTTTCTATTGTCTTTTTAGTTGCTGGGCTTATCTTCTTCCCACATCTCGAAAAAACCTCGAAAAAGATTTCAGAAATGACCCAACGAAGTCATATCTTCCACTAA